The Collibacillus ludicampi region TCGCCAAATCACAGATCCCCTTTAAGAATGTGGACTTTTGGGGTTATTTTCAATACCATACCAGCTATTATGCTCCGGAAAAAGATTACTTTCGTTCGCTTTTTAAACCTGTACCGGCCATTGAATTTCGAATGCGAAAAGTGTTCAATCGTTTGCGTGCAAAAGGAAAAACGCTTGTCGGCCTTCATTTGCGAAGGGGAGATTATGGCACTTATGGTCCCCACTCGAATTTTTTCATTGCCCCAAGTGAATGGTATAAAGAATGGCTGAGGGGATTCTGGGGTACTCTCGATAAACCTGTACTGTTTATTGCCAGTGACGAACCGGACAAAGTGTTGGGCGACTTCTCCGAATTTCATCCGGTGACTTCAAATGACGTTTGCGGATGTTTTCCCGAAGCGAGTTTTTACCCCGATTTTTATGTTCTAAGCCACTGTGATCATGTAGCGATTTCGAACAGTTCATTTTCGTTTGCAGCTAGTATGTTAAATGAGCGGGGAAAATTATTTGTTCGCCCCTATCCTCTTGAAAGTAAGTTAATTCCTTTTGAACCATGGAACAGTGAAGTCCTGATTCGTACCCCGGAAACGATCCTTTAGATCCTTGAGGAACAAGCCATTTCGTTTTACTTTTTACGCATCCTGGCGTGTCTGACATGCGGATAGGGCAAGTGAGGAATGTGAAACTATTCACTTTGAGAATGTGTAGATTCCGGAACCTCCCCTCACATTTCCACATATATAAATGTATGGATTTGAGTATATTCATGCCTTGATATAGGTAACTTCTTGTGCCGGAGAATGGAGGTAAATGATGAGCAAAGTCGCGCTGATCACTGGAATCACGGGACAAGATGGAGCGTATCTCGCCGAATTTTTATTGAATAAAGGCTACATTGTGCATGGATTGAAGAGGAGAAGTTCTCTTTTTAATACAGAACGGATTGATCACCTCTATCAAGATCCTCATGAAAAGGATGTAAAATTTTTCTTGCATTATGGTGACTTAACAGATTCGACAAATGTAATCCGGTTGATTCAAGAGGTACAAGCGGATGAAATCTATAATCTGGCGGCCATGAGTCATGTACATGTGAGCTTCGATACACCGGAATATACAGCGAATGCGGATGGCCTTGGGACACTGCGGATCCTGGAGGCGGTCAGAATCCTCGGTCTGGACAAGAAAACGAAAATTTATCAGGCCTCGACGTCAGAACTCTACGGTCTTGTTCGCGAGGTTCCGCAAAACGAAAATACTCCTTTTTACCCTCGAAGCCCTTATGCGGTTGCCAAGCTCTATGCCTATTGGATTACGGTCAACTATCGGGAAGCATATGGAATGTTTGCTTGCAATGGAATTCTATTTAATCATGAAAGTCCCATTCGCGGCGAGACATTCGTCACCCGTAAAATCACGAGGGCGGTAGCGAGAATTGCCTTGGGACTGCAAGAACAATTGTATCTGGGCAATCTGAATGCCAAGAGGGATTGGGGACATGCAAAAGATTACGTGGAAGCGATGTGGTTGATTCTCCAACAAGAAAAACCCGAAGACTTTGTAATCGCAACGGGAATGACGACAGAAGTGAGGGAATTTGTGAGAATGGCATTCGCCCATCTCGGCATTGAGATTGAATTCAAAGGGCAGAAGGAAGAAGAGAGAGGATACGTAATTGCTTGCCATGATCCACAATTTCAGCTTCCTGTCGGAAAAGAGATCGTTGCGGTAGATTCGAGGTATTACAGACCAGCGGAAGTGGAGGTTTTATTAGGAGACGC contains the following coding sequences:
- a CDS encoding alpha-1,2-fucosyltransferase; the protein is MVSGIPVITMSTLGSNGRFGNQLFQYAFLKIYGKRHQLQVETPPWIGQYLFGHQDPPITRQLPMIQQNSYRLDLDHIAKSQIPFKNVDFWGYFQYHTSYYAPEKDYFRSLFKPVPAIEFRMRKVFNRLRAKGKTLVGLHLRRGDYGTYGPHSNFFIAPSEWYKEWLRGFWGTLDKPVLFIASDEPDKVLGDFSEFHPVTSNDVCGCFPEASFYPDFYVLSHCDHVAISNSSFSFAASMLNERGKLFVRPYPLESKLIPFEPWNSEVLIRTPETIL
- the gmd gene encoding GDP-mannose 4,6-dehydratase, which gives rise to MSKVALITGITGQDGAYLAEFLLNKGYIVHGLKRRSSLFNTERIDHLYQDPHEKDVKFFLHYGDLTDSTNVIRLIQEVQADEIYNLAAMSHVHVSFDTPEYTANADGLGTLRILEAVRILGLDKKTKIYQASTSELYGLVREVPQNENTPFYPRSPYAVAKLYAYWITVNYREAYGMFACNGILFNHESPIRGETFVTRKITRAVARIALGLQEQLYLGNLNAKRDWGHAKDYVEAMWLILQQEKPEDFVIATGMTTEVREFVRMAFAHLGIEIEFKGQKEEERGYVIACHDPQFQLPVGKEIVAVDSRYYRPAEVEVLLGDATKARKKLGWTPNYDLQSLVKEMVEHDLNEARKAQYLQAGGFIHIK